In Osmia bicornis bicornis chromosome 10, iOsmBic2.1, whole genome shotgun sequence, one genomic interval encodes:
- the LOC114881511 gene encoding ubiquitin carboxyl-terminal hydrolase 7 isoform X2, giving the protein MNHVNDQENLKQLNLAPVQVNEVEEMDTQEGETPNDGGGDGNDTSPMNGESELACIVQDQEMEEDEARSEATFRYTVENLSKMKETQLSPPCYVRNLPWKIMVMPRTSQTQDRTPQKSLGFFLQCNGESESTWSCYAVADLRLLSCKEGQEPFNRRIQHLFYSKENDWGFSHFMTWQDVLDPDKGYIKDDSITLEVHVMADAPHGVSWDSKKHTGFVGLKNQGATCYMNSLLQTLYFTNQLRKAVYKMPTESDDSSKSVALALQRVFHELQFSDKPVGTKKLTKSFGWETLDSFMQHDVQEFLRVLLDKLESKMKGTCVEGTVPKLFEGKMVSFIKCKNIDYKSTRVETFYDIQLNIKGKKNIYESFNDYVSTESLDGDNKYDAGEHGLQEAEKGVIFSSFPPVLHLHLMRFQYDPVTDCSVKFNDRFEFYEKISLGKYLQNKEATSADYTLHAVLVHSGDNHGGHYVVFINPAGDGKWCKFDDDVVSRCTKQEAIEHNYGGQDEDMSIAVKHCTNAYMLVYIRDSELENVLQDVKEEDIPQELVERLQEEKRLEQIRRKERTEAYLYITVNVLLEDNFDGHQGNDLYDPEHALYRVFRVRKQCALHEFLKLLSDSLKYPIEQIRLWPLNIRSNQTCRPMPIELETDLPKSIYQCAENPNVWNVFVELVPPDSDLTALPPFDKDTDVLLFFKLYDPKNKKIHYCGHHYMPVTAKVQDLIPILNERAGFPPDTELALYEEIKPNLVEKIDSLTEPLEKVLEELMDGDIIVFQKEGDHQLYELPTCREYFKDLFHRVDVTFCDKTIPNDPGFTMELSLRMTYDQMARAVAQRLGTDPYLLQFFKCQSYKDSPGHPLKCTFEGSLKDLVTYCKPKTKKLYYQQLSIRVNELENKKQFKCIWVGPSLKEEKEIILYPNKNGTVATLLEEAKKQIELSENGSGKLRILEINCSKVSPGPREDVLLDNLNTSGTKLYRIEEIPNDELNLAEDEMLVPVAHFHKDVFSTFGIPFFFKIKHGEPFPKMKERLLKKLGVQEKEFEKFKFAVVTMGKPHFIMDSPEYCMDLADFRIHPSQSTSPHRPWLGLEHVNKAPKRSRINYLEKAIKIYN; this is encoded by the exons ATGAACCACGTTAACGATCAGGAAAACCTTAAACAGCTCAACCTGGCACCAGTTCAGGTTAATGAAGTCGAAGAAATGGATACACAAGAAGGAG AAACACCAAATGATGGTGGAGGAGATGGAAACGATACAAGTCCTATGAATGGAGAATCAGAATTAGCTTGTATTGTTCAAGATCAGGAAATGGAAGAAG ACGAAGCAAGGTCAGAAGCTACCTTTCGCTATACAGTAGAAAACCtttcgaaaatgaaagaaacacAATTGTCTCCTCCATGCTATGTACGCAATTTGCCATGGAAAATAATGGTAATGCCAAGGACAAGCCAAACTCAAGATAGAACTCCTCAAAAGTCACTTGGTTTTTTTCTGCAATGTAATGGAGAAAGTGAATCAACATGGAGTTGTTACGCAGTTGCAGATCTTCGATTACTTTCTTGCAAGGAAGGACAAGAACCGTTTAACAGAA GAATTCAGCATCTATTCTATAGTAAAGAAAACGATTGGGGTTTCAGTCATTTTATGACGTGGCAGGATGTCCTGGATCCTGATAAAGGCTACATCAAAGATGATTCTATTACACTTGAG GTTCATGTAATGGCAGATGCTCCACATGGTGTCAGTTGGGATAGCAAAAAGCATACAGGATTTGTAGGATTAAAAAATCAAGGTGCTACATGTTACATGAATTCCTTGCTTCAAACTTTGTATTTTACTAATCAG TTGCGCAAAGCAGTCTACAAAATGCCGACAGAAAGTGATGATTCTAGCAAGAGCGTTGCTTTGGCTTTACAAAGGGTTTTTCATGAATTACAATTCTCCGATAAACCAGTTGGTACAAAAAAATTAACTAAAAGTTTTGGTTGGGAAACACTGGATTCTTTCATGCAACACGATGTACAAGAATTTTTACGAGTG CTTTTAGATAAATTGGAAAGTAAAATGAAAGGAACATGTGTTGAAGGTACAGTGCCAAAATTATTTGAAGGAAAAATGGTGTCGtttataaaatgcaaaaacATCGATTACAAGTCAACTAGAGTCGAGACTTTCTATGATatacaattaaatataaaaggCAAGAAAAATA ttTATGAGTCCTTTAATGACTATGTAAGTACTGAAAGTCTGGATGGTGATAATAAATATGATGCGGGAGAACATGGATTGCAAGAGGCAGAAAAAGGTGTTATCTTTTCATCGTTTCCACCAGTTttacatttacatttaatGAGATTTCAATATGATCCAGTTACAGATTGTTCTGTCAAATTTAACGATAG gtttgaattttatgaaaaaataagTCTTggcaaatatttacaaaataaagaAGCAACAAGTGCAGATTATACATTGCATGCAGTCTTAGTTCATAGTGGAGATAATCATGGTGGACATTACGTTGTGTTTATTAACCCAGCTGGCGATGGAAAA TGGTGCAAATTCGATGATGATGTCGTATCAAGATGTACAAAACAGGAAGCCATTGAACATAACTACGGTGGCCAAGATGAGGATATGTCTATAGCTGTGAAACATTGTACAAACGCCTACATGTTGGTGTATATAAGGGACTCCGAGTTGGAAAACGTATTGCAAGACGTTAAGGAAGAGGATATACCTCAAGAG CTGGTGGAGAGGCTGCAAGAGGAGAAGAGGCTGGAACAAATacgaagaaaggaaagaacaGAAGCATACTTGTATATAACCGTCAACGTCCTTCTTGAGGATAATTTTGACGGTCACCAAGGAAATGACTTATATGATCCGGAGCATGCTTTGTATCGTGTATTTCGCGTACGTAAGCAGTGTGCCTTGCACGAGTTTCTCAAATTGCTGAGTGATAGCTTG AAATATCCAATAGAACAAATTCGTTTGTGGCCACTGAATATACGTTCAAATCAGACTTGTAGGCCAATGCCAATTGAATTAGAAACCGATCTTCCAAAATCTATTTATCAATGTGCAGAGAATCCAAACGTTTGGAATGTATTCGTTGAACTTGTTCCTCCAGATTCTGATCTAACAGCATTGCCGCCTTTTGATAAAGACACAGACGTTTTGTTGTTTTTTAAGTTATATGATCCCAAGAACAAAAAGATACACTACTGTGGACATCATTATATGCCTGTCACAGCTAAAGTCC AGGACCTAAtaccaattttaaatgaaagagcTGGATTTCCACCAGATACTGAACTAGCTCTTTACGAAGAGATCAAGCCTAACTTGGTTGAAAAGATAGACAGCTTAACGGAGCCATTAGAAAAAGTCCTTGAAGAATTAATGGATGGTGATATTATCGTTTTTCAGAAAGAAGGGGACCATCAGTTATATGAACTTCCAACGTGTAGAGAATATTTCAA GGACTTATTTCATAGAGTAGATGTAACATTTTGTGATAAAACGATTCCTAATGATCCGGGTTTCACAATGGAACTTTCATTAAGAATGACGTATGATCAGATGGCAAGAGCTGTGGCGCAAAGGCTTGGTACAGATCCATATCTTTTGCAGTTCTTTAAATGCCAAAG ttACAAAGATTCACCTGGACATCCattaaaatgtacatttgaagGTTCACTTAAAGATTTGGTTACATATTGTAAACCGAAGacaaaaaaattgtattatcaGCAACTTAGTATTAGAGTAAATGagcttgaaaataaaaagcagTTTAAATGCATATGGGTTGGTCCGTCTCTtaaagaagagaaggaaattATTCTTTACCCTAATAAGAATGGAACAGTAGCCACATTGCTCGAAGAAGCTAAGAAACAAATTGAGCTATCAGAGAATGGGTCTGGAAAGTTAAGgatattagaaataaattgtaGTAAAGTTTCACCCGGTCCAAGAGAGGATGTACTTTTAGATAACTTAAATACATCTGGTACGAAATTATACAGAATAGAAGAGATTCCAAATGATGAATTAAATTTAGCAGAAGATGAAATGTTGGTTCCTGTTGCACATTTTCACAAAGATGTTTTCTCAACGTTTGGCataccttttttctttaaaattaagCAT GGTGAACCTTTCCCAAAGATGAAGGAAAGATTGTTGAAGAAATTAGGGGTACAGGAAAAAGAATTCGAAAAG TTTAAGTTCGCGGTGGTAACAATGGGAAAACCACATTTTATTATGGATTCACCAGAATATTGCATGGATCTCGCAGATTTTCGTATTCACCCAAGTCAGA GCACATCGCCACATAGGCCTTGGCTTGGCCTAGAACATGTCAACAAAGCGCCAAAGCGCTCTCGTATCAACTACCTCGAAAAGGCTATTAAAATTTACAACTAA
- the LOC114881511 gene encoding ubiquitin carboxyl-terminal hydrolase 7 isoform X1 yields MNHVNDQENLKQLNLAPVQVNEVEEMDTQEGETPNDGGGDGNDTSPMNGESELACIVQDQEMEEDEARSEATFRYTVENLSKMKETQLSPPCYVRNLPWKIMVMPRTSQTQDRTPQKSLGFFLQCNGESESTWSCYAVADLRLLSCKEGQEPFNRRIQHLFYSKENDWGFSHFMTWQDVLDPDKGYIKDDSITLEVHVMADAPHGVSWDSKKHTGFVGLKNQGATCYMNSLLQTLYFTNQLRKAVYKMPTESDDSSKSVALALQRVFHELQFSDKPVGTKKLTKSFGWETLDSFMQHDVQEFLRVLLDKLESKMKGTCVEGTVPKLFEGKMVSFIKCKNIDYKSTRVETFYDIQLNIKGKKNIYESFNDYVSTESLDGDNKYDAGEHGLQEAEKGVIFSSFPPVLHLHLMRFQYDPVTDCSVKFNDRFEFYEKISLGKYLQNKEATSADYTLHAVLVHSGDNHGGHYVVFINPAGDGKWCKFDDDVVSRCTKQEAIEHNYGGQDEDMSIAVKHCTNAYMLVYIRDSELENVLQDVKEEDIPQELVERLQEEKRLEQIRRKERTEAYLYITVNVLLEDNFDGHQGNDLYDPEHALYRVFRVRKQCALHEFLKLLSDSLKYPIEQIRLWPLNIRSNQTCRPMPIELETDLPKSIYQCAENPNVWNVFVELVPPDSDLTALPPFDKDTDVLLFFKLYDPKNKKIHYCGHHYMPVTAKVQDLIPILNERAGFPPDTELALYEEIKPNLVEKIDSLTEPLEKVLEELMDGDIIVFQKEGDHQLYELPTCREYFKDLFHRVDVTFCDKTIPNDPGFTMELSLRMTYDQMARAVAQRLGTDPYLLQFFKCQSYKDSPGHPLKCTFEGSLKDLVTYCKPKTKKLYYQQLSIRVNELENKKQFKCIWVGPSLKEEKEIILYPNKNGTVATLLEEAKKQIELSENGSGKLRILEINCSKVSPGPREDVLLDNLNTSGTKLYRIEEIPNDELNLAEDEMLVPVAHFHKDVFSTFGIPFFFKIKHGEPFPKMKERLLKKLGVQEKEFEKFAVVTMGKPHFIMDSPEYCMDLADFRIHPSQIYPLLNAGTSPHRPWLGLEHVNKAPKRSRINYLEKAIKIYN; encoded by the exons ATGAACCACGTTAACGATCAGGAAAACCTTAAACAGCTCAACCTGGCACCAGTTCAGGTTAATGAAGTCGAAGAAATGGATACACAAGAAGGAG AAACACCAAATGATGGTGGAGGAGATGGAAACGATACAAGTCCTATGAATGGAGAATCAGAATTAGCTTGTATTGTTCAAGATCAGGAAATGGAAGAAG ACGAAGCAAGGTCAGAAGCTACCTTTCGCTATACAGTAGAAAACCtttcgaaaatgaaagaaacacAATTGTCTCCTCCATGCTATGTACGCAATTTGCCATGGAAAATAATGGTAATGCCAAGGACAAGCCAAACTCAAGATAGAACTCCTCAAAAGTCACTTGGTTTTTTTCTGCAATGTAATGGAGAAAGTGAATCAACATGGAGTTGTTACGCAGTTGCAGATCTTCGATTACTTTCTTGCAAGGAAGGACAAGAACCGTTTAACAGAA GAATTCAGCATCTATTCTATAGTAAAGAAAACGATTGGGGTTTCAGTCATTTTATGACGTGGCAGGATGTCCTGGATCCTGATAAAGGCTACATCAAAGATGATTCTATTACACTTGAG GTTCATGTAATGGCAGATGCTCCACATGGTGTCAGTTGGGATAGCAAAAAGCATACAGGATTTGTAGGATTAAAAAATCAAGGTGCTACATGTTACATGAATTCCTTGCTTCAAACTTTGTATTTTACTAATCAG TTGCGCAAAGCAGTCTACAAAATGCCGACAGAAAGTGATGATTCTAGCAAGAGCGTTGCTTTGGCTTTACAAAGGGTTTTTCATGAATTACAATTCTCCGATAAACCAGTTGGTACAAAAAAATTAACTAAAAGTTTTGGTTGGGAAACACTGGATTCTTTCATGCAACACGATGTACAAGAATTTTTACGAGTG CTTTTAGATAAATTGGAAAGTAAAATGAAAGGAACATGTGTTGAAGGTACAGTGCCAAAATTATTTGAAGGAAAAATGGTGTCGtttataaaatgcaaaaacATCGATTACAAGTCAACTAGAGTCGAGACTTTCTATGATatacaattaaatataaaaggCAAGAAAAATA ttTATGAGTCCTTTAATGACTATGTAAGTACTGAAAGTCTGGATGGTGATAATAAATATGATGCGGGAGAACATGGATTGCAAGAGGCAGAAAAAGGTGTTATCTTTTCATCGTTTCCACCAGTTttacatttacatttaatGAGATTTCAATATGATCCAGTTACAGATTGTTCTGTCAAATTTAACGATAG gtttgaattttatgaaaaaataagTCTTggcaaatatttacaaaataaagaAGCAACAAGTGCAGATTATACATTGCATGCAGTCTTAGTTCATAGTGGAGATAATCATGGTGGACATTACGTTGTGTTTATTAACCCAGCTGGCGATGGAAAA TGGTGCAAATTCGATGATGATGTCGTATCAAGATGTACAAAACAGGAAGCCATTGAACATAACTACGGTGGCCAAGATGAGGATATGTCTATAGCTGTGAAACATTGTACAAACGCCTACATGTTGGTGTATATAAGGGACTCCGAGTTGGAAAACGTATTGCAAGACGTTAAGGAAGAGGATATACCTCAAGAG CTGGTGGAGAGGCTGCAAGAGGAGAAGAGGCTGGAACAAATacgaagaaaggaaagaacaGAAGCATACTTGTATATAACCGTCAACGTCCTTCTTGAGGATAATTTTGACGGTCACCAAGGAAATGACTTATATGATCCGGAGCATGCTTTGTATCGTGTATTTCGCGTACGTAAGCAGTGTGCCTTGCACGAGTTTCTCAAATTGCTGAGTGATAGCTTG AAATATCCAATAGAACAAATTCGTTTGTGGCCACTGAATATACGTTCAAATCAGACTTGTAGGCCAATGCCAATTGAATTAGAAACCGATCTTCCAAAATCTATTTATCAATGTGCAGAGAATCCAAACGTTTGGAATGTATTCGTTGAACTTGTTCCTCCAGATTCTGATCTAACAGCATTGCCGCCTTTTGATAAAGACACAGACGTTTTGTTGTTTTTTAAGTTATATGATCCCAAGAACAAAAAGATACACTACTGTGGACATCATTATATGCCTGTCACAGCTAAAGTCC AGGACCTAAtaccaattttaaatgaaagagcTGGATTTCCACCAGATACTGAACTAGCTCTTTACGAAGAGATCAAGCCTAACTTGGTTGAAAAGATAGACAGCTTAACGGAGCCATTAGAAAAAGTCCTTGAAGAATTAATGGATGGTGATATTATCGTTTTTCAGAAAGAAGGGGACCATCAGTTATATGAACTTCCAACGTGTAGAGAATATTTCAA GGACTTATTTCATAGAGTAGATGTAACATTTTGTGATAAAACGATTCCTAATGATCCGGGTTTCACAATGGAACTTTCATTAAGAATGACGTATGATCAGATGGCAAGAGCTGTGGCGCAAAGGCTTGGTACAGATCCATATCTTTTGCAGTTCTTTAAATGCCAAAG ttACAAAGATTCACCTGGACATCCattaaaatgtacatttgaagGTTCACTTAAAGATTTGGTTACATATTGTAAACCGAAGacaaaaaaattgtattatcaGCAACTTAGTATTAGAGTAAATGagcttgaaaataaaaagcagTTTAAATGCATATGGGTTGGTCCGTCTCTtaaagaagagaaggaaattATTCTTTACCCTAATAAGAATGGAACAGTAGCCACATTGCTCGAAGAAGCTAAGAAACAAATTGAGCTATCAGAGAATGGGTCTGGAAAGTTAAGgatattagaaataaattgtaGTAAAGTTTCACCCGGTCCAAGAGAGGATGTACTTTTAGATAACTTAAATACATCTGGTACGAAATTATACAGAATAGAAGAGATTCCAAATGATGAATTAAATTTAGCAGAAGATGAAATGTTGGTTCCTGTTGCACATTTTCACAAAGATGTTTTCTCAACGTTTGGCataccttttttctttaaaattaagCAT GGTGAACCTTTCCCAAAGATGAAGGAAAGATTGTTGAAGAAATTAGGGGTACAGGAAAAAGAATTCGAAAAG TTCGCGGTGGTAACAATGGGAAAACCACATTTTATTATGGATTCACCAGAATATTGCATGGATCTCGCAGATTTTCGTATTCACCCAAGTCAGA TTTATCCACTTTTAAACGCAGGCACATCGCCACATAGGCCTTGGCTTGGCCTAGAACATGTCAACAAAGCGCCAAAGCGCTCTCGTATCAACTACCTCGAAAAGGCTATTAAAATTTACAACTAA